The Desulfobotulus mexicanus genomic interval CCTTACTGAAAAAACCATGCACCATGTTCTTTTTCCTGAAGGTCGGGGATGGCACCCCTCCCATAACCACATTAATACGTGGTGCGGGTCATCCCTTCACCCGCCGGACGGGATAATTTCCCCAAAACCGGAAGGCGTGTAAGCCACGCCCCATTTTACTTCAGGAATATCCATGACATTTTCAGAACTTAATCTCCACCCCCTGATCCTCGACGCCCTAAATTCACAGAACTTCAGCGAACCCAGCCCCATACAGAAAGCCGCCATTCCACCGCTAATGGAAAATCCTTTACAGGATGCCCTTATTCTGGCGGCAACGGGAACGGGCAAAACTGCTGCCTATGGACTGCCAATGATTCACCATCTCAACAGCACCGGAGAAAAAAATACCCTCCGCGGCCTAGTCATTGTCCCCACACGGGAACTCTGCATACAGGTGGGAGAATCTCTGGCTGCTTTTTCTTCCCGCATACCCGGCTTTTCCGTATGCATAGTCTACGGCGGTTCCAGCATCAGTCTTCAGGCCCGCGCTTTATCCAAAAAACCTTCCATACTTGTGGCCACACCCGGAAGACTGCTGGACCTTGTCATGCGCAAGGATGCCAGACTATCCGGCATAGAAAGACTGGTACTTGATGAAGGCGATGAACTGCTGACCCCCGGCTTCCTTGAAGATATCCGGAAAATCCAGAGCTATCTTCCGGAAAACCATACCCGTCACATGGTATCAGCCACACTGCCTGATTCAATCCGCTCAGAGGTTTTCTCTCTCCTGAGAAACCCTGCCGTCATCAAAGCAGAAGACAGCCCGGAAGCTCCGGACAGACTGGAGCATATCTGCCACTGCATGCGGGAACGCCATCGTTTTCCTGCCCTGCTCCGGGTACTTCAGGCCCATCCCGGTGCCCGCGCACTGATCTTCTGCCGCACCCGTAAAGAATCCCAGGAACTGACGGAACGCCTTACGGCATCCGGCATGCCAGCAGAAGCCCTCCACGGAGACCTTTCCCAGGCACAGAGGGAAACCACTGTCAACCGCTTCCGCGCCGACCGTTTCCGGCTTCTGGTCGCCACCAACGTCGCCGCCCGTGGCATTGACCTTCCGGGACTGCCCCTGGTCATCCACTACAGGCTGCCCGAAGTTTCAGAAACCTATACCCACAGATCCGGCAGAACAGCCAGAGCCGGGCACAGCGGCATTGCCGTTGCCCTGATCTCACCTGAGGAACGTGGTCGCATGGCGGGTATTGCAAGAAGGACAGGCCTTGCCTTTATCCCCACCCCCCTGCCCGACGCCAGAGAAATTCAGGATTGTCAGCTTTCCCACCTTGCGGAAACCATTAAAAACAGCAAGGCCATGGATGAGAGCCTGATTGCCGAAGCAGAAAAACATATGGCCACATGCTCCAGAGAAGATCTGATCCGCTCTCTGCTTGCCGTCCACGCCCCTTCCCTTGCCGGTCTTTCACAGACACAAGAGAAACTGGATGCGCCAATGAATTCTGCAAGGCCAGTCACTGGTGGTGGCCGTCCCTTCCAGAAAAATCATCCAGCTCAGTCACGGAGCAATGCCCTTTGCCGCTGCTTTGTCAATGCCGGTACCCTGGACGGACTGACCCCTGCATCCATGACCCGTTTTATCGCTAAAAATGCAGGGATTCAGGCAGGCCGTATCCGTAAAATTGACATGCGCCGGGAATTTTCCTTTGTGGATGTGGAGCCCGATGTGGCAGCGATTCTTAAAAAAAATGTCTGCGATATCCCCTTGGGCACTCGCAGCGTTTCCGTAAAAGCCCTTGCACCTCGCAAAAATGCCCGGCCTGATTACAGAAAACAAAGTGCATAATTTCTGAGTCCGTTAAAATACAGATTACTGGTGAAAAAAGGGCCCCGCATGCCATGCGTGGCCCTTGGCAATGCAGCCCACAGGAGTTCACATGTCAAAAACAAAACCCCCCATATCTGAACAAAAAAAACGACAGGAAGCCCTAAGCA includes:
- a CDS encoding DEAD/DEAH box helicase; the protein is MTFSELNLHPLILDALNSQNFSEPSPIQKAAIPPLMENPLQDALILAATGTGKTAAYGLPMIHHLNSTGEKNTLRGLVIVPTRELCIQVGESLAAFSSRIPGFSVCIVYGGSSISLQARALSKKPSILVATPGRLLDLVMRKDARLSGIERLVLDEGDELLTPGFLEDIRKIQSYLPENHTRHMVSATLPDSIRSEVFSLLRNPAVIKAEDSPEAPDRLEHICHCMRERHRFPALLRVLQAHPGARALIFCRTRKESQELTERLTASGMPAEALHGDLSQAQRETTVNRFRADRFRLLVATNVAARGIDLPGLPLVIHYRLPEVSETYTHRSGRTARAGHSGIAVALISPEERGRMAGIARRTGLAFIPTPLPDAREIQDCQLSHLAETIKNSKAMDESLIAEAEKHMATCSREDLIRSLLAVHAPSLAGLSQTQEKLDAPMNSARPVTGGGRPFQKNHPAQSRSNALCRCFVNAGTLDGLTPASMTRFIAKNAGIQAGRIRKIDMRREFSFVDVEPDVAAILKKNVCDIPLGTRSVSVKALAPRKNARPDYRKQSA